The window GCCGAAGCGGCGCAAAAAGGCGCGCACTTCATCGAACTGGCCTGCCAGCGCGGCATCCCGCTGCTGTTCCTGCAGAACATCACCGGCTTCATGGTCGGCAAGAAGTACGAAGAAGGCGGCATCGCCAAGCACGGCGCCAAGCTGGTCACTGCCGTGGCCTGCGCCCAGGTGCCGAAGTTCACGGTGATCATTGGCGGCAGCTTTGGCGCCGGCAACTACGGCATGTGCGGCCGTGCCTACGACCCGCGCTTCCTGTGGATGTGGCCCAATGCGCGGATCGGCGTTATGGGGGCCGAACAGGCCGCCGGCGTGCTGGCCCAGGTCAAGCGCGAACAGAGCGAGCGCAGTGGCCACCCGTTCAGCGCCGAAGACGAAGCCAGGCTCAAACAGCCGATCCTTGACCAGTACGAGCACCAGGGCCACCCCTACTACTCCAGCGCCCGCCTGTGGGACGACGGTGTCATCGACCCGGCACAGACCCGCGACGTGCTCGGCCTGGCGTTGTCCGCCGCGCTGAACGCACCGATCGAACAGAGCCGCTTCGGCATTTTCCGGATGTGACCCATGAGCGATTTCAGCACCCTCGAAGTGATCCGCGACCCGCGCGGCTTCGCCACCCTGTGGCTGAGCCGCGAGGACAAGAACAACGCCTTCAACGCCTTGATGATCCGCGAGCTGATCGTCGCCCTCGACCAGTTGGCCGAGGACGCCAGCCTGCGCTTCGTGCTGCTGCGCGGCCGCGGCCGGCACTTCAGCGCCGGCGCCGATCTGGCCTGGATGCAGCAGTCGGCGCAGCTGGACTTCAACACCAACCTGGATGATGCCCGCGAGCTGGGCGAGCTGATGTATGCCCTGCACCGCCTCAAGGCGCCGACCCTGGCTGTTGTGCAAGGCGCTGCCTTTGGCGGCGCGCTGGGCCTGATCAGTTGCTGCGACATGGCCATCGGTGCCGAAGACGCTCAGCTGTGCCTGTCGGAAGTGCGCATCGGCCTGGCCCCGGCAGTGATCAGCCCGTTCGTGGTCAAGGCCATCGGCGAGCGTGCCGCGCGCCGCTATGCCCTCACCGCCGAGCGTTTCAGCGGCGTGCGGGCCCGCGAGCTGGGCCTGCTGGCCGAGGTGTACCCGGCCAGCGAACTGGACGCCCAGGTCGAAGCTTGGGTGGCCAACCTGCTGCAGAACAGCCCACAAGCGCTGCGCGCCACCAAGGACCTGCTGCGCGAAGTGGACGACGGCGAACTCAGCCCGGCCCTGCGCCGCTACTGCGAAAACACCATCGCCCGCATCCGCGTCAGCGCCGAAGGCCAGGAGGGCCTGCGCGCCTTCCTGGAAAAACGCCGCCCCGCCTGGCAAACCGACGACAAGAAGGAGCCGCGCCCATGAGCCGCCCCGCTTTGACCACCCTGCTGGTCGCCAACCGCGGCGAAATCGCCTGCCGGGTGATGCGCACCGCCAAGGCCATGGGCCTGACCACCGTGGCCGTGCACAGCGCCACCGACCGTGATGCCCGGCACAGCCGCGAAGCCGATATCCGCGTCGACCTCGGCGGCACCAAGGCTGCCGAAAGCTACCTGCTGGTCGACAAGCTGCTGGCCGCCGCCAAGGCCAGCGGCGCCCAGGCCATCCACCCGGGCTATGGCTTCCTGTCCGAGAACGCAGGCTTCGCCCGTGCCATCGAAGAGGCCGGGTTGATCTTCCTCGGCCCACCGGCCAGCGCCATCGACGCCATGGGCAGCAAGTCGGCGGCCAAGGCACTGATGGAAGCCGCTGGCGTGCCACTGGTGCCGGGCTACCACGGCGAAGCCCAGGACCTGGACACCTTCCGCGCCGCAGCCGAACGCATCGGCTACCCGGTGCTGCTCAAGGCCAGCGCCGGCGGCGGTGGCAAGGGCATGAAAGTGGTCGAAGAAGAAAGCCAGCTGGCCGACGCCCTGGCCTCGGCCCAGCGTGAGGCGCAGTCGTCGTTCGGCGATGCGCGCATGCTGGTGGAAAAGTACGTGCTCAAGCCACGCCACGTAGAAATCCAGGTATTCGCCGACCAGCACGGCAACTGCCTGTACCTCAACGAGCGTGACTGCTCGATCCAGCGCCGTCACCAGAAGGTGGTGGAAGAAGCCCCTGCGCCAGGCCTGTCAGCCGAATTGCGCCGGGCCATGGGTGAAGCGGCGGTACGCGCGGCCCAGGCCATCGGCTACGTGGGTGCCGGCACCGTGGAGTTCCTGCTCGATGCCCGTGGCGAGTTCTTCTTCATGGAGATGAACACCCGCCTGCAGGTGGAGCACCCGGTCACCGAGGCCATTACCGGGCTTGATCTGGTGGCCTGGCAGATTCGCGTGGCCTGCGGCGAGGCCCTGCCGATCACCCAGGAACAGGTGCCGCTGATCGGCCATGCCATCGAAGTGCGCCTGTATGCCGAGGACCCGGCCAACGAATTCCTGCCCGCGACCGGCAAGCTGGCGCTGTACCGCGAGTCGGCGGCCGGCGAAGGGCGACGGGTGGACAGCGGGGTCAGCGAAGGTGATGTAGTGTCGCCGTTCTACGACCCGATGCTGGGCAAGCTGATCGCCTGGGGCGAAGACCGCGAGCAGGCGCGCCTGCGCTTGCTGGCCATGCTCGACGAGTTTGCCATTGGCGGGTTGAAGACCAACATCGCCTTCCTGCGGCGCATTCTCGCCCACCCGGCGTTTGCTGCAGCGGAACTGGATACCGGCTTCATTCCGCGTCACCAGGAAGTTTTGCTGCCCGCGCCGCAAGCGCTGCCGGCAGGCTTCTGGGAAGCAGCGGCCGAGGCCTGGCTGCAGGGTCAGGCCGCACATCAGCGGGAGGACGACCACAGTTCGCCATGGGCCGAGCGCAACGGCCTGCGCCTTGGCTTGCCGGCGCGCAGCAGCCTGCATCTGGTGAGTGGCGGGCAGGACCAGGCAGTTGCCTTGGAGCGCAGCGCTGCGTCTACCTGGCAGTTGCTGGGCGAGCAGTTGGTACATGACCAGGCTGGCGTGCGTCGCCAGCATCTGGCGATCCGCCGCGGTGGCACGCTGTACTTGCACTGGGACGGCGAGATGCATGCCATCGAAGCCTTCGACCCGATCGCCGAGGCCGAGGCCAGCCACAGCCACCAAGGCGGCCTGGGCGCGCCCATGAACGGCAGCATCGTGCGGGTGCTGGTGGAGCCTGGGCAGGTGGTGGAAGCAGGTACGGCGCTGGTAGTGCTGGAGGCCATGAAGATGGAGCACAGCATTCGCGCGCCGCATGGCGGCACTGTGAAGGCGTTGTTCTGCCAGGAAGGGGATATGGTCAGCGAAGGGACCGTGTTGGTCGAACTGGCGGAATAATGTAACCATCGCTGACAGCTGTGCCGCAGCCCCTGTAGGAGCAGCCTTGTGCTGCGAAAGGGTCGGCATGACTGAAGAGGTTGTGTGTCAGTAATGGCGTCTTCGCAGCACAAGGCTGCTCCTACAGGATTGTGCGTTACCTGTAGGAGCGGCCTTGTGTCGCTGCAATCTAGAAGGAGCCATGCACTCGCACGACCACCCCCAGAAACTCGCAGCCTTCCTCACACAACAGCGCCGGGTAGTTGCTGTTGAGTGCCTTCAGGTACCGTTGCCCACCTTCCTCCGCCAACTCACGGAAGATCGCCGGTTTGCCCGGCTGACGAGCGATAACAAGACGCCCTGGCTCGGCATCTACCCCAGGGTCCACCAACATCCGCATGCCCTGCGGCACACTGCGCCCGCTGACAGCACTCATCGCATCATTCTCGACGGTCAGCCAGAACGCCTTGCCTTGGGCCAGGTAGTCCGTCTGCTCGAAAACGCCAGGCTCCGCGCCCTCTGCAACACCTGGCTCATCCCAACCCAGCACCGGGTAGCGGAAGCACACGATGTCTTGCATGAGGTCCAGATCGTCATCGGCGCCATCCACCTCGTAAACGCTCGGCTCCCCGTCCTGCCCCTGAATGCGCAGCTGCAAGCTGACGCTGTAATGGGGCATGCCAATCTCGACGAGCGTGCGATTCATCGACTCGATCTTCGGCTGACGCCGCTTGTTCACCCAATGCCCCACGCTGCCTTGAGACACGCCAACGCGCTCGGCCAGCTGTTCTTGAGTGAGCCCTAGCTCTTCCATCCGGTTACGGACCAGGGCGATCCATTTATCCATATTCATCGCTGCCATGAGCCTCCTGCAAAGGCGTGCGTCACGATCAAACCCGACGCGACCGCTGTAGGAGCGGCCTTGTATCGCGACAGGGCTGCACAGCAGCCCCCGGCAAGCTAGAAAACCTCGTGCCCCCGCACGACCACGCCCAGAAACTCGCAGCCTTCTTCACACAGGACTGTCGGATAGCGCGTATTCAGCGGCTTGAGCATCTTGTCTCCGCCCTCCTCGACCAACTGCCGCAATACTGCCGGCCGCCCGGGCTGCCGCGCGATTACCAACCTCCCTGGTTCTGCCGGCAGGCCGGTATCCACCAGCACACGCATGCCCTCAGGCACGCTCTTGCCGCTGGCGGCATTCATCGAGTCGTTTTCTACCATCAACCAGAATGCATTGCCTGCGGGCATATAGTCCGTCTGTTCGTGGGCCTTGCTTGTCTCTGGCAAAGGTCCCTGCAAGTCAGCCCAACTCAGCACCGGGAAGCGAAAGCTCGCATACAGCAGCGCTTCGGCCGAAACCGGCTGTTCAGCCGCATAGTGACCAGGCGATTCGCGCACGATATCGCGCTCCACCACCATGACTTGGGCTTCCAGAAACACCAGCCCAAGCTTTTCGAGCTTTTCGTTGATGGTTTCAAGCGTCGGCCGCCGCGTGCCACGCAGCCAATGCCCCACGCCCCCCTGAGTCATGCCCAGGCGCTCGGCCAGTTTGAGCTGGCTGAGATTGTGTTCGCGCTTGTAGCGCTTGAGAAATGCGTTCCAGTTTTCCATGAGCGGCAACAATACGGACTGTATTACTCGCAGCAATACACAATCTGAATTATTTATTTTTCGATAGATAGTACAGACTGACCTATCCTGTGATTCCCGCGTGTTTGAAGGGAAACCAGAAGGTATCGCGATGAAACATCCGAAAAACGACGAAACAGATCTCGACAGCGAAGCCGCCCGCCGCGCTCTCGACTACTACCTCAACCCCAACCCGCCGCGCCCCACCTTGGACAACAGGATCTGGACCCTGCACGAGGGCGTAACCACCGACCAGGCCCAGGAGCACGCCATCGCCCTGCTGCGCTGCGCCGCCGCCACCGCGCAGGAAACCGCCACCCACCAGCACGGCAGCCAGCGCGAACTGACCTTTGCCCTGATGCACATGATGGACATGGCGCGCGCACTGCTCGAGCACAAACGCACCGTGGAATCGGGTTTGTAAGCAAGAAAGAAGGGAGAGAACGTGATGGCCGGGTAACGGCGAAGGCCCCGATTGCCGGGACAAGGAAGCGCACCGGTAAAACTTTTTTACCGGATTACCGAAAATTCATTTGACTGGCAAATGATAACGATTATTATTGCACTCAGCTGATCGCGAGATCTGCTGGATAACCTGGAGCTTAGGTCGCTCTCAGATTATCTCCTCATCAGGCTAATCACGGTTTTTGACCCAGCTTTTTGCTGGGTCTTTTTTTTGGCTCTTCAGGCTAATGAAGATCGTGATGGCGCGCATGATAGCAAAGGTGTTTCAGGGCGTGAACGCTCATTACAAAACTTTGCGGAATCAGCACTTGAGAATCAATCTCGTTTCACCTACGCTGATCACGCATCACGGAAGATGCCCCCATCCCTCCCCCCTCCATAGAGCAAGGAGCTGTCCATGAGCCGTCTGCTGCTGCCACTTGAGCACCCAAACCCTGCTGCCGAACATCATGCCGACGACGCCCTGCTGCACGCCCTGAGACGCCTGCCACGGCGTGTGCAACAAGTATTCCTGCTCAACCGCCTCGACCAGCTGGACTTCGCCATCATCGCCGCCCGCCTCGACCTGCCATTGGCGAGCATCGAGCGGCACATGGACCAGGCACTGCAGGCCGGTCGCTCGCGCCGGGATGTGCTGGCGAGTGTTGCCGGGCAATGGTATGTGCGCTTGCAGAGCCCACAGGTGACGGCGTGCGAGCGGATCGATTTTCGCCGTTGGCTGGATGCGGACATGGCGAACTTGCAGGCGTTTCATGACACGGAAATGCACTGGCGCAGCCTGTTGGCACCGGCACGGCAACTGGGCCAGGATGGTTGGTACCGGCAAGGTCGGGCGGCGCTGTCGTTGGGCGGCTGTTCAGTTGCGGTCGGGCTTGGCGTGGCGGCGTTGGTGCTGCTTGGTTTCTGGGCCTGATCAACACCTGCGCGACACCGTTATCGTTTTCACCGCGGATGGCTCGTTTGTTATCAAGTTCGAGTGCTGGTCAGCGTTTCCGTCAGGCGGGCAAGCAGTAGCCATCCGCACAAACTGACACCCAGGAACAGAAGCCCCAGGCTCACCGGCAGCTCGCTTTCGACGCCAGCAACAAGACTGCCGGCCAAACCACCACCTGCGAACAACAATGTCGTATTCAGCGACGCTGCCGCACCGGCCTGCTGCGGGTAACGCGCCAAGGCCTGGGTCGTTGCAGCCGGACGCACCAGCGTTGTCCCGGTCGTGCAAATGATCATCGGCAGCAGCAGCCCCGCCACCGTCAATCCCGCTACCTGTTCCCAGATCACCAGTGTGATGCCCCCGGCAGCAATCAGCAGGAATCCCGTCTTGATCTGAAACTGCGGGGTTACGCGATTGTTCAAGTAGGTCGCGGTTGCTCCGCCAGCGATATACGCAAGCCCATAGGCGATAAATACCACCGAGAATTGATATGGCGTCAGCCCCAGGCTGTCCAACAACGCCAATGGCGCGACAACGATGAAGGAAAAATGGCAGGCAAACGCCAGGCTGGCCAGCAGGGAGTGCGCAAGATAGGTCGTATCACGCAGCATGACCCAATAGCTGCGCATGCCCGAAGTACGGCCTCGCGATGCAGGCGTATCCTGCAGCAATGCATATGACAGGCATGAAACGATCACGGCGATGAAAGCGAATACCGTAAAGCTGCCCTTCCAGCCAAAGGATTGTTGGAGAAAAGCGCCTGCGACCGGTGACAACGAGATGAACAGCCCACTTGCGCTGGTCAGCAGGATACGCATGGCATTGCGCTGCCTACCACTGTACAGATCCTGCACGAGCGCCTGGCCCAGCGCGAAACTCCCGCAACCCAAGGCCTGCAGCAAACGGAACGCCATGAACGTCTCATAGCGGGTTGAAAGTACACAACCCATTGCCCCTGCAATGGACACTCCCAACCCAGCGAGCAACAACCGCTTGCGCCCCATGCCATCCGACAATGGCCCGATCACGATTTGCGCCAAGGCGACACCAAGCGCAAAGAAGCTCACCGAGTAAGCTATCTGCTGTGGCTCGACGTGAAACTCGCCTGCGAGCGCCGGGAATGACGGCAGGATCACATCCAGAGGGAATACGCCCAATAGACACAATAGAATCAGCAAGGCCGAGCGCACAAAGCTACTGAGCGAACCCAAGGGCTGATTCACGCTACCAACCTCGCCTTCTTGTATTGCCGGAAGTAGTCACTGGAAACTCCATGAAAGCGCCGAGCCCTGATGGTAGCGACACCCTGAAGATGTACAACCCGAACCGGGCAGCGAAACTTCCGATAGCGTTGTAGGGCTTTTCCCTTGTTGCTTATTACCGTTGAGTTCTGGTGCTATCCAGCCTTCTGCTGACTCGATAGCCGGCCCCTAGCGCAGTTGATCTGTTGTGCAAACTGCTCTCAGTAATTGAAGTCATGACCGAGCTGGCCCTGCATCCATTCAAGGAACTGTCGAACCCTGGGGGTTTCAGCATGGCCTCGAGGAAATACCAGGTGGTGGGCACTGACGGGCGTCGCCAAGTCTTCTGCAAATACCGGTACCAACTCGCCTCGGGCAATGTAGTCCTGCGCCAGCAGGGAACTTTCCAAGGCCACCCCATACCCGTGGCTGGCGGCCTCCAGGCTCATGTAGGAGCGATCGAAGCTCAGGGCGTAAGGGGTTTGAGGCAACGCCACGCCTTGCTGGGCGAACCATTGGGGCCACTGCACCAATGCGGCTTCCGACAGGATCAGGTTCTGCCCCAGCAGATCGCCCGGCTGCTTGATAGGCGTACGCTCGAGAAGCTGTGGCGAGGCCAGCACGGTTGCACGTTCATGCCGGATGGTACGCACTTCCAGGCTGGGCCAGTTGGGGTAGCCATGACGGATATCCAGATCGATCTGATGGCGGCCGAAGTGCAGCGACTCGTAGGAGCACGACAGGTTGATCTGGATCTGCGGATGACTGTTACGAAAATGGTCCAGGCGCGGCAGCAACCAGAGCAGGCCAAAGCTGGGCGCGGAATGAAGCCGCAAGCAATCGAAGCCCACCGAGTTGCCGGCGCGCTCGGTGGCCGTAGCCAGGCTTTGCAATATGCCTGATACCTCGCGCAGGTACTGCTCTCCGGCCGGGGTCAATGCAACACCGCGCGCCTCGCGAATGAACAATGGACGACCGATCAAGGCTTCCAGGTTAGCGATCTGGTGGCTCACCGCAGAGGGCGTGAGGTTCAACTGCTCTGCGGCCCGTGCAACGTTGGCGAAACGAGCGACTTGCTCGAAGGCCTGAATTGCTTTCAGGGAAGGGATCTGAGGCGATTTTCTGAGGATGTCCAGGCTCATGACCATTTCCTGAAGGATTCGAAGCGATACCAAGGCTTTTACCTTCCTGTAAGCCCAAGGCACAAGTCGAGGGCTGAATTTTTTTCAGCACCGGGTGAAGGAGGCAGCGTTGCTCGGGTTGCTGTCCGGGACGAAGCTGTGCCTATCGGTTCTGCCTGGAACCGCCGCTCACAACAACAACCATCTGGAGCACCTTCGATGCTGTTAACAGGAAAATTTGCCGTGATCACTGGCGCGGCCTCTGCCCGCGGCATCGGCCGCGCAACAGCCCAGGCGTTTGCCGCTCAGGGCGCCAAAGTCGCGATCCTGGACCTGGACGCCTCCGCCGCGACCGAGGCTGCCGCTTCACTGGGCGAAGGCCACCTCGGCGTGGCTGCCAACGTTGCCGATGAAGCACAAGTGCGTGATGCCATCGCTCAAGTGCTCGCGCAATTCGGTCGGATCGACGTGCTGGTAAACAATGCCGGCATCACTCAGCCGGTGAAAACCCTGGAAATCACCGGGGCTGACTATGACCGGATTCTCAACGTGAACCTGCGTGGCACATTGTTGATGTCCCAGGCGGTGATCCCAACCATGCGGGCGCAACGCGCCGGCAGCATCATCTGCATGTCATCTGTGTCTGCCCAGCGTGGTGGCGGCATCTTCGGTGGCCCTCACTACAGCGCGGCGAAGGCTGGCGTACTCGGTCTGGGCAAGGCGATGGCCCGTGAACTGGGACCGGACAATATTCGCGTCAACTCGATCACGCCAGGCCTGATTCACACTGACATCACCGGTGGCCTCATGCAGGATGAGCGCCGTCACGCCATCATCGAAGGCATCCCCTTGGGCCGCCTGGGCGAGGCGCGCGATGTCGCCAATGCAGCTTTGTTCCTGGCCAGTGACCTGTCCAGCTACCTGACGGGCATTACCCTGGATGTCAACGGCGGGATGCTGATCCACTGAGCACCCGGTGCATCGTGACCTGCACCCGAGCCCGGCGCAGGTCACGCGTTCGATAACAACAAGAGATCAGAACG of the Pseudomonas asiatica genome contains:
- a CDS encoding DUF4880 domain-containing protein yields the protein MSRLLLPLEHPNPAAEHHADDALLHALRRLPRRVQQVFLLNRLDQLDFAIIAARLDLPLASIERHMDQALQAGRSRRDVLASVAGQWYVRLQSPQVTACERIDFRRWLDADMANLQAFHDTEMHWRSLLAPARQLGQDGWYRQGRAALSLGGCSVAVGLGVAALVLLGFWA
- a CDS encoding SDR family NAD(P)-dependent oxidoreductase produces the protein MLLTGKFAVITGAASARGIGRATAQAFAAQGAKVAILDLDASAATEAAASLGEGHLGVAANVADEAQVRDAIAQVLAQFGRIDVLVNNAGITQPVKTLEITGADYDRILNVNLRGTLLMSQAVIPTMRAQRAGSIICMSSVSAQRGGGIFGGPHYSAAKAGVLGLGKAMARELGPDNIRVNSITPGLIHTDITGGLMQDERRHAIIEGIPLGRLGEARDVANAALFLASDLSSYLTGITLDVNGGMLIH
- a CDS encoding LexA family protein, with product MENWNAFLKRYKREHNLSQLKLAERLGMTQGGVGHWLRGTRRPTLETINEKLEKLGLVFLEAQVMVVERDIVRESPGHYAAEQPVSAEALLYASFRFPVLSWADLQGPLPETSKAHEQTDYMPAGNAFWLMVENDSMNAASGKSVPEGMRVLVDTGLPAEPGRLVIARQPGRPAVLRQLVEEGGDKMLKPLNTRYPTVLCEEGCEFLGVVVRGHEVF
- a CDS encoding LysR substrate-binding domain-containing protein, producing MSLDILRKSPQIPSLKAIQAFEQVARFANVARAAEQLNLTPSAVSHQIANLEALIGRPLFIREARGVALTPAGEQYLREVSGILQSLATATERAGNSVGFDCLRLHSAPSFGLLWLLPRLDHFRNSHPQIQINLSCSYESLHFGRHQIDLDIRHGYPNWPSLEVRTIRHERATVLASPQLLERTPIKQPGDLLGQNLILSEAALVQWPQWFAQQGVALPQTPYALSFDRSYMSLEAASHGYGVALESSLLAQDYIARGELVPVFAEDLATPVSAHHLVFPRGHAETPRVRQFLEWMQGQLGHDFNY
- a CDS encoding DUF6124 family protein, encoding MKHPKNDETDLDSEAARRALDYYLNPNPPRPTLDNRIWTLHEGVTTDQAQEHAIALLRCAAATAQETATHQHGSQRELTFALMHMMDMARALLEHKRTVESGL
- a CDS encoding LexA family protein encodes the protein MNMDKWIALVRNRMEELGLTQEQLAERVGVSQGSVGHWVNKRRQPKIESMNRTLVEIGMPHYSVSLQLRIQGQDGEPSVYEVDGADDDLDLMQDIVCFRYPVLGWDEPGVAEGAEPGVFEQTDYLAQGKAFWLTVENDAMSAVSGRSVPQGMRMLVDPGVDAEPGRLVIARQPGKPAIFRELAEEGGQRYLKALNSNYPALLCEEGCEFLGVVVRVHGSF
- a CDS encoding MFS transporter, which produces MNQPLGSLSSFVRSALLILLCLLGVFPLDVILPSFPALAGEFHVEPQQIAYSVSFFALGVALAQIVIGPLSDGMGRKRLLLAGLGVSIAGAMGCVLSTRYETFMAFRLLQALGCGSFALGQALVQDLYSGRQRNAMRILLTSASGLFISLSPVAGAFLQQSFGWKGSFTVFAFIAVIVSCLSYALLQDTPASRGRTSGMRSYWVMLRDTTYLAHSLLASLAFACHFSFIVVAPLALLDSLGLTPYQFSVVFIAYGLAYIAGGATATYLNNRVTPQFQIKTGFLLIAAGGITLVIWEQVAGLTVAGLLLPMIICTTGTTLVRPAATTQALARYPQQAGAAASLNTTLLFAGGGLAGSLVAGVESELPVSLGLLFLGVSLCGWLLLARLTETLTSTRT
- a CDS encoding acetyl/propionyl/methylcrotonyl-CoA carboxylase subunit alpha — encoded protein: MSRPALTTLLVANRGEIACRVMRTAKAMGLTTVAVHSATDRDARHSREADIRVDLGGTKAAESYLLVDKLLAAAKASGAQAIHPGYGFLSENAGFARAIEEAGLIFLGPPASAIDAMGSKSAAKALMEAAGVPLVPGYHGEAQDLDTFRAAAERIGYPVLLKASAGGGGKGMKVVEEESQLADALASAQREAQSSFGDARMLVEKYVLKPRHVEIQVFADQHGNCLYLNERDCSIQRRHQKVVEEAPAPGLSAELRRAMGEAAVRAAQAIGYVGAGTVEFLLDARGEFFFMEMNTRLQVEHPVTEAITGLDLVAWQIRVACGEALPITQEQVPLIGHAIEVRLYAEDPANEFLPATGKLALYRESAAGEGRRVDSGVSEGDVVSPFYDPMLGKLIAWGEDREQARLRLLAMLDEFAIGGLKTNIAFLRRILAHPAFAAAELDTGFIPRHQEVLLPAPQALPAGFWEAAAEAWLQGQAAHQREDDHSSPWAERNGLRLGLPARSSLHLVSGGQDQAVALERSAASTWQLLGEQLVHDQAGVRRQHLAIRRGGTLYLHWDGEMHAIEAFDPIAEAEASHSHQGGLGAPMNGSIVRVLVEPGQVVEAGTALVVLEAMKMEHSIRAPHGGTVKALFCQEGDMVSEGTVLVELAE
- a CDS encoding gamma-carboxygeranoyl-CoA hydratase, which translates into the protein MSDFSTLEVIRDPRGFATLWLSREDKNNAFNALMIRELIVALDQLAEDASLRFVLLRGRGRHFSAGADLAWMQQSAQLDFNTNLDDARELGELMYALHRLKAPTLAVVQGAAFGGALGLISCCDMAIGAEDAQLCLSEVRIGLAPAVISPFVVKAIGERAARRYALTAERFSGVRARELGLLAEVYPASELDAQVEAWVANLLQNSPQALRATKDLLREVDDGELSPALRRYCENTIARIRVSAEGQEGLRAFLEKRRPAWQTDDKKEPRP